In Humulus lupulus chromosome 7, drHumLupu1.1, whole genome shotgun sequence, the following are encoded in one genomic region:
- the LOC133790277 gene encoding WEB family protein At3g51220 → MEETLITKPADHNSTVDTSRPFRSVKEAVAIFGERILAGEIYSSAAPSPNFSNNNYLSPQEGEEDVKRSLTNSPDSSPFLDRNTMSNNYDDRNRLVMEAVKRLESELAATKAELKVLKEREEETEVAVASLNAELHKNMAKMAAAEAAAAKAGAAGTREEEEEMIRRELVRRMEKNTTLAQILSLGHDRDQKEYGRRRGQRMTMMRKSTNKKKPIVPLVGDLFSRKKY, encoded by the coding sequence ATGGAAGAAACCCTAATCACCAAACCAGCTGACCACAACTCCACCGTCGACACCTCCCGTCCCTTCCGCTCCGTCAAAGAAGCCGTCGCCATCTTCGGTGAACGCATTCTCGCCGGCGAAATATATTCCTCCGCCGCTCCTTCCCCAAATTTCTCCAACAACAACTACCTTTCTCcccaagaaggagaagaagatgttaaAAGAAGCTTAACGAACTCGCCTGATTCTTCTCCATTTCTCGATCGAAACACGATGAGTAATAATTACGACGATCGCAATCGTCTTGTTATGGAGGCGGTGAAGAGATTGGAGAGCGAGCTGGCGGCGACGAAGGCGGAGCTAAAGGTGTTGAAGGAGAGAGAGGAGGAGACGGAGGTGGCGGTGGCATCGCTGAACGCCGAGCTCCACAAGAACATGGCGAAGATGGCGGCGGCGGAGGCGGCGGCGGCGAAAGCGGGTGCGGCGGGAACGAGggaggaggaggaagagatgATAAGGAGGGAGTTGGTGAGGAGAATGGAGAAGAACACTACTTTGGCTCAGATACTAAGTCTAGGGCACGATCGTGATCAGAAGGAATATGGGAGAAGAAGAGGTCAGAGGATGACGATGATGAGGAAAAGTACGAACAAGAAGAAGCCTATTGTTCCTCTCGTCGGAGATTTATTTTCCAGGAAAAAATattaa